Proteins encoded in a region of the Geoalkalibacter sp. genome:
- a CDS encoding ABC transporter permease: protein MRDPALLPQAWRLARRELRGGLHGFGVFLACLCLGVFAISAVGSFAASAQGGLLADARALLGGDLEARLTHRELDAAQLEALAGKGRLSQVVELRAMARAVPGAGRLLVELKAVDENYPLYGALSIEPAASLDAALAPDTTGVHGALAEASLLTRLEIGVGDRLRLGDIELRVSGVLSREPDRTLGAFTLGPRLLLSRAALAETGLLQPGSLVTHAYRLRLPPEPSVEEVRGALQAAFPDAGWRLRTWREAEPRVRDFIDRMTQNLTLVGLCALLVGGLGVAGAVRGYLGGKVYHIAAMKCLGAPGRVIFSGYLLQVLALGAVGAGVGLLAGAAVPWLAVHLFGSRLPVPLLPGLYPQPLLASALFGLLIALVFSLKALGIARRVPPSVLFRGYAESTRLSPGAGVWAAIGISATALALLALVTSDDRRLALWFIVGALACFLIFRGLAALVVALARRAPRPAAPSLRLALANIHRRGSPAGSAVFSLGLGLTVLVIVALVQANLNRLVDETVPAEAPAFFFMDIQHDQVGAFEEVLRTVPGVRRSERYPTLRGRITAIAGVPVAEAHIAPEVRWAVRGDRFLSYAAAMPAGTELVAGRWWPPDYAGPPLLSLTADVAEGFGVGVGDQLTVNILGREITAEIASLRRVDWSTLDLNFALLFAPGTLEGAPQTHIATAYVAPADEGALLRAVTDRLPNVSAIGTREVLANVARTLERIGIAFQGMAAVALVTGFLVLAGAISADQHRRIHDAVIFKVCGATRRDILGAFAAEFLLLGLAAALISALVGSLAAWGILEGLMNTPFRLRVPAVLATLGTGLVLTLLLGLAGTWKALGQKPAPYLRED from the coding sequence ATGAGGGACCCGGCGCTGCTGCCCCAGGCCTGGCGTCTGGCGCGTCGCGAGCTGCGCGGCGGGCTGCACGGCTTCGGCGTGTTTCTCGCCTGTTTGTGCCTCGGGGTGTTCGCCATCAGCGCGGTGGGCTCTTTCGCCGCCTCGGCGCAGGGCGGGCTGCTCGCCGACGCCCGCGCCCTGCTCGGCGGCGATCTGGAAGCGCGGCTCACCCATCGCGAGCTCGACGCCGCCCAGCTTGAGGCGCTGGCGGGCAAGGGACGACTCTCCCAGGTCGTCGAGCTGCGCGCCATGGCGCGCGCGGTGCCCGGCGCGGGACGACTGCTGGTGGAACTCAAGGCGGTGGACGAGAACTATCCTCTCTACGGGGCGCTGAGCATCGAACCAGCCGCGTCCCTCGATGCGGCCCTGGCGCCCGATACGACAGGCGTGCACGGCGCTCTGGCCGAGGCGTCCTTGCTGACCCGGCTGGAGATCGGGGTCGGTGACCGGCTGCGCCTGGGCGACATCGAACTGCGCGTGAGCGGCGTGCTGAGCCGCGAGCCCGACCGTACCCTGGGCGCCTTCACCCTGGGACCGCGCCTGCTGCTCAGCCGCGCGGCGCTTGCCGAAACCGGCCTGCTGCAGCCGGGCAGCCTGGTGACCCATGCCTATCGTCTGCGTCTGCCCCCGGAGCCCTCGGTCGAGGAGGTACGTGGCGCTTTGCAGGCCGCTTTTCCCGATGCCGGTTGGCGGCTGCGCACCTGGCGCGAGGCTGAGCCGCGGGTGCGCGATTTCATCGATCGCATGACCCAGAACCTCACCCTGGTCGGGCTGTGCGCCCTGCTGGTGGGCGGACTGGGGGTGGCCGGGGCGGTGCGCGGCTATCTGGGCGGCAAGGTCTACCATATCGCGGCCATGAAATGCCTGGGCGCGCCGGGGCGGGTGATCTTCAGCGGCTATTTGTTGCAGGTGCTGGCCCTGGGCGCGGTGGGCGCCGGAGTCGGCCTGCTGGCCGGGGCGGCGGTGCCCTGGCTGGCGGTGCATCTGTTCGGTAGTCGACTGCCGGTGCCGCTGCTGCCGGGCCTCTATCCCCAGCCGCTGCTCGCTTCCGCCCTGTTCGGGCTGCTCATCGCCCTGGTGTTTTCCCTCAAGGCCCTGGGCATCGCGCGGCGCGTGCCGCCCTCGGTGCTGTTTCGCGGTTACGCGGAGAGTACGCGCCTCTCGCCCGGCGCCGGGGTGTGGGCGGCCATCGGGATCTCGGCGACGGCGTTGGCGCTGCTGGCCCTGGTGACCAGCGACGATCGACGCCTGGCTCTGTGGTTCATCGTCGGCGCGCTCGCCTGTTTTCTGATCTTTCGCGGGCTTGCCGCGCTGGTCGTCGCCCTGGCGCGGCGCGCGCCGCGGCCCGCCGCGCCGAGCCTGCGCCTGGCCCTGGCCAACATCCATCGGCGGGGCTCGCCGGCGGGCAGCGCGGTCTTTTCCCTGGGGCTGGGGCTGACCGTGCTGGTGATCGTCGCCCTGGTGCAGGCCAACCTCAACCGCCTGGTGGATGAGACCGTGCCCGCCGAGGCGCCGGCGTTTTTCTTCATGGATATCCAGCACGATCAGGTGGGTGCCTTCGAGGAGGTGCTGCGCACGGTGCCGGGAGTGAGGCGCAGCGAGCGTTATCCCACCTTGCGCGGGCGCATCACCGCCATTGCCGGCGTCCCCGTGGCCGAGGCGCACATTGCCCCCGAGGTGCGCTGGGCGGTGCGCGGCGACCGTTTTCTGAGCTATGCCGCGGCCATGCCCGCCGGCACCGAGCTGGTCGCCGGGCGCTGGTGGCCGCCGGATTACGCCGGGCCGCCGCTGCTCTCCCTCACCGCCGATGTGGCCGAGGGCTTCGGCGTGGGGGTCGGCGATCAGCTGACGGTCAATATCCTCGGGCGCGAAATCACCGCCGAAATCGCCAGTCTGCGGCGCGTCGACTGGTCGACCCTGGATCTCAACTTCGCCCTGCTCTTCGCCCCGGGCACCCTGGAGGGCGCGCCCCAGACCCACATCGCCACCGCCTATGTCGCCCCCGCCGATGAAGGGGCGCTGCTGCGCGCCGTCACCGACCGGTTGCCCAACGTCTCGGCCATCGGCACCCGCGAGGTGCTGGCCAACGTCGCACGCACCCTGGAGCGCATCGGCATCGCCTTTCAGGGCATGGCGGCGGTGGCGCTGGTCACCGGCTTTCTGGTGCTCGCCGGGGCCATCTCCGCCGATCAGCACCGGCGCATCCACGACGCGGTGATCTTCAAGGTGTGCGGCGCCACGCGGCGCGATATTCTTGGCGCCTTTGCCGCCGAATTTTTGCTGCTCGGTCTGGCGGCCGCGCTGATCAGCGCCCTGGTCGGCAGCCTGGCGGCCTGGGGCATCCTCGAAGGGCTGATGAACACGCCCTTTCGCCTGCGTGTGCCGGCGGTGCTCGCGACCCTGGGCACCGGGCTGGTTCTGACCTTGCTGCTCGGGCTGGCGGGCACCTGGAAGGCCCTGGGGCAAAAACCCGCGCCCTATCTGCGGGAAGATTGA
- a CDS encoding TIGR03915 family putative DNA repair protein — MPRATATQTVMDALTYHYDGSYVGLLSVLYRIFSWRETPATISAVLPPQDDLFAAPLSVPADPSRADQLLAAIRAHLSPETASFVRHAYFSEAPGVEMALYRYLSHGWRVRRRIDDDLADPAVAEVQRLAQAVRREAHRLKGLARFRETSEGLLYAPLEPAHFVLPLLAPHFAERLSAERWLLHDVRRGQGVLYENGRWVLADLQVEEPPQFSEEEALWQDLWRTFHRRIAIAERVNLRRQRGCMPMKYWRYLVEME; from the coding sequence GTGCCGCGCGCCACTGCCACGCAAACAGTCATGGACGCCCTGACCTATCACTACGACGGCAGCTACGTCGGCCTGCTCAGCGTGCTCTACCGCATTTTTTCCTGGCGCGAGACACCGGCGACGATCAGCGCCGTCCTGCCGCCGCAGGATGACCTGTTCGCCGCGCCGCTCTCCGTTCCTGCCGATCCGTCGCGGGCCGATCAACTGCTTGCGGCGATCCGCGCTCATCTCTCGCCCGAGACAGCCTCGTTTGTGCGGCACGCCTATTTTTCCGAAGCCCCGGGTGTCGAAATGGCCCTCTACCGCTACCTGTCCCATGGCTGGCGGGTGCGGCGGCGGATCGATGACGACCTGGCCGACCCCGCCGTAGCCGAGGTTCAGCGCCTCGCCCAAGCGGTGCGGCGCGAGGCCCATCGCCTCAAGGGTTTGGCGCGCTTTCGCGAAACCTCCGAGGGGCTGCTTTACGCCCCCTTGGAGCCCGCGCATTTTGTCCTGCCGCTGCTCGCACCTCATTTTGCCGAGCGTTTATCCGCCGAGCGCTGGCTGCTTCACGATGTGCGGCGCGGGCAAGGGGTGCTGTACGAGAACGGGCGCTGGGTGCTTGCCGACCTGCAGGTCGAGGAACCGCCGCAGTTCAGTGAGGAGGAGGCTCTCTGGCAGGATCTATGGCGCACCTTTCACCGGCGCATCGCCATTGCCGAACGCGTCAATCTTCGCCGACAACGTGGCTGCATGCCGATGAAATACTGGAGGTATCTGGTGGAGATGGAGTGA
- a CDS encoding putative DNA modification/repair radical SAM protein, producing MTHSPTLEQKLAILAESAKYDASCASSGSSRPQSGGLGNVARGGICHSWSADGRCISLLKILLSNACIYDCAYCVNRRGQDGPRATLTADEVAEITVNFYRRNYIEGLFLSTGVIRDPDYTMEQLIAAVRKLREDHRFGGYIHLKVVPGADPKRVAEAGRYADRVSVNIELPSAQSLARLAPDKDRAGVLEPMELAARLIAESRAARRASRKAPRFAPAGQSTQMIVGATPESDRQILRLSESLYRRMELKRVYYSAFVPVSADSRLPALSAPPLLREHRLYQADWLLRFYGFAAEEILSEDQPDLDTALDPKAGWALRNLHLFPVEVNRADYDMLLRVPGVGVRSARKILRARRGGPLDFDALKRLGIVLKRARYFLTARGRYLGEVDLAVSNLRERLLALPAPLQGKPEQLDLFGGVAEVQENFNSRVIGEL from the coding sequence ATGACCCATTCCCCGACCCTTGAACAGAAGCTCGCGATTCTCGCCGAGAGCGCCAAATATGACGCCTCCTGCGCGTCGAGCGGCAGCTCGCGTCCGCAATCCGGGGGGCTGGGCAATGTCGCGCGCGGCGGCATCTGCCACAGCTGGTCGGCCGATGGACGCTGCATCTCCCTGCTCAAGATCCTGCTGTCCAACGCCTGCATTTATGATTGCGCCTACTGCGTCAATCGGCGCGGCCAGGATGGGCCGCGCGCCACCCTGACGGCCGACGAGGTGGCGGAGATCACCGTCAACTTCTATCGACGCAACTACATCGAAGGGCTGTTTCTCAGCACCGGCGTCATCCGCGACCCCGACTACACCATGGAACAGCTCATCGCCGCCGTGCGCAAGCTGCGCGAGGATCATCGCTTTGGTGGCTACATCCATCTCAAGGTGGTGCCCGGCGCCGATCCGAAGCGCGTCGCGGAGGCCGGGCGCTACGCCGATCGGGTGAGCGTCAACATTGAGCTGCCCAGTGCGCAAAGCCTCGCGCGCCTGGCCCCGGACAAGGACCGCGCGGGCGTTCTCGAACCCATGGAGCTGGCCGCGCGCCTCATCGCCGAAAGCCGCGCCGCGCGCCGCGCAAGTCGCAAGGCGCCGCGCTTCGCCCCGGCCGGGCAGAGCACCCAGATGATCGTCGGCGCCACGCCCGAAAGCGACCGGCAGATCCTGCGCCTCTCCGAATCCCTTTACCGGCGCATGGAGCTCAAGCGCGTCTACTATTCGGCCTTTGTGCCGGTGAGTGCCGATTCGCGCCTGCCGGCTCTCAGCGCGCCGCCTCTGCTGCGCGAGCACCGTCTCTATCAGGCCGACTGGCTGTTGCGCTTCTACGGCTTTGCCGCCGAGGAGATTCTCAGCGAGGACCAGCCCGATCTCGATACCGCCCTCGATCCCAAGGCTGGTTGGGCGCTGCGCAATCTGCATCTCTTCCCCGTCGAGGTCAATCGTGCCGATTACGATATGCTGCTGCGCGTGCCCGGCGTCGGCGTGCGCTCGGCGCGCAAGATCCTGCGGGCAAGGCGCGGCGGCCCGCTGGATTTCGACGCCCTCAAGCGCCTCGGCATCGTCCTCAAGCGCGCCCGCTATTTTCTCACCGCCCGGGGCAGGTATCTCGGCGAGGTCGATCTGGCGGTCAGCAATCTGCGCGAGCGCCTGCTGGCTCTTCCCGCGCCGCTCCAGGGAAAACCGGAACAGCTGGATCTGTTCGGCGGGGTCGCTGAGGTTCAGGAAAACTTCAACTCCCGGGTGATCGGGGAACTCTAG
- a CDS encoding D-2-hydroxyacid dehydrogenase — protein MNIVVLDGHTLNPGDLSWQALEALGDCIVYERTAPGLVLERAASAEIVLTNKVVLDAAQLAQLPRLRYIGVLATGYNVVDVEAARARGIAVTNVPAYSTASVAQMVFALLLELTQQVGHHARLVREGGWTACPDFSFWDKPLVELDGLTLGIVGFGAIGRRVAHLAQALGMQVVVHTANPGKYSSSVDGQQVRFVALDELFRAADVLTLHCPLTEETRNLVDARRLDLMKPSAYLINTGRGPLIDEAALAAALNASRIAGAGLDVLSVEPPPAANPLLQAANCVITPHIAWATRAARERLMATAVANVRAFLAGDPRNLVS, from the coding sequence ATGAACATCGTCGTACTCGACGGCCATACCCTCAATCCCGGGGATCTGAGCTGGCAGGCGCTGGAGGCGCTGGGCGACTGTATCGTCTATGAGCGAACCGCCCCAGGACTGGTTCTGGAGCGTGCCGCCTCGGCCGAAATCGTACTGACCAACAAGGTGGTGCTCGATGCCGCGCAGTTGGCGCAGCTGCCGCGGCTGCGCTATATCGGCGTGCTCGCCACCGGCTACAACGTGGTGGACGTCGAAGCGGCGCGTGCGCGGGGTATCGCCGTGACCAACGTGCCCGCCTACAGCACGGCGTCGGTGGCGCAGATGGTCTTTGCCCTGCTCCTTGAGCTGACCCAGCAGGTCGGGCACCACGCCCGCCTGGTGCGGGAGGGCGGCTGGACGGCCTGCCCGGATTTTAGTTTCTGGGACAAACCCCTGGTCGAGCTCGATGGGCTGACCCTGGGCATCGTCGGCTTCGGCGCCATCGGCCGGCGCGTGGCTCACCTGGCGCAAGCCCTGGGTATGCAGGTGGTGGTGCATACGGCCAACCCGGGTAAATACTCATCATCCGTCGACGGGCAACAGGTGCGCTTCGTCGCCCTTGACGAGCTTTTCCGTGCCGCCGACGTCCTGACCCTGCACTGCCCTTTGACCGAGGAAACGCGAAATCTGGTCGATGCGCGGCGCCTCGATCTGATGAAGCCGAGCGCCTATCTGATCAACACCGGGCGCGGCCCCCTGATCGACGAAGCCGCCCTGGCCGCCGCCCTCAACGCCTCTCGCATCGCCGGCGCCGGTCTCGACGTCCTCTCGGTGGAGCCGCCGCCCGCCGCCAATCCCCTGCTCCAGGCCGCCAACTGCGTCATCACCCCGCACATCGCCTGGGCGACGCGGGCCGCCCGCGAGCGGTTGATGGCAACGGCCGTGGCCAATGTGCGTGCGTTTCTGGCCGGTGATCCGCGCAATCTGGTGAGCTGA